From Halanaeroarchaeum sulfurireducens, a single genomic window includes:
- a CDS encoding MaoC family dehydratase: MTTYFEDRSEGDTDRFGSYHVTEAEIVEFATTYDPQWFHTDPVRAESASIYGRLIASGWHTAAMTMRMLVDHRLRDAKALGALGVDDLRWPNPVFPGETLSVETEVVETRRSEGAPERGIVRTDVRTVDDTDETKLEMTPIVLYASREA; this comes from the coding sequence ATGACGACATATTTCGAGGATCGCTCCGAGGGCGACACGGACCGCTTCGGCAGCTACCACGTCACCGAAGCCGAAATCGTCGAGTTCGCCACCACGTACGACCCGCAGTGGTTTCATACGGACCCCGTGCGGGCCGAATCGGCGTCGATCTACGGACGCCTCATCGCCAGCGGGTGGCACACGGCTGCGATGACCATGCGGATGCTCGTCGACCACCGACTCAGGGACGCGAAGGCCCTCGGTGCACTCGGTGTCGACGACCTCCGATGGCCGAATCCAGTGTTCCCTGGCGAGACGCTCTCGGTCGAGACCGAGGTCGTCGAGACGCGCCGGTCCGAGGGTGCCCCGGAACGGGGGATCGTAAGGACGGACGTCAGAACGGTCGATGATACGGACGAAACGAAACTGGAGATGACGCCGATCGTCCTGTACGCCAGCCGCGAGGCCTGA
- the gatE gene encoding Glu-tRNA(Gln) amidotransferase subunit GatE, whose amino-acid sequence MSDFDYEDLGLVAGLEIHQQLDTATKLFCSCPTRLREPENAERTITRYLHPTASELGEIDEAALEESKVDREFTYLAYDTTCLVEEDDEPPHRLDEEALETVLEIAQMMDMSPVDEAHVMRKVVIDGSNTTGFQRTSLVAQDGQIQTSEGPVGIEDLMLEEESAKRLEETDAGVTYGLDRLGIPLVEIGTDPDIRSPEQAREAAERIGMLLRSTGKVKRGLGSIRQDVNVSIAEGARVEMKGVQSLDDIDDLVRNEVERQVNLVEIATELTSRDAHVGQPESVTAVFEDTDSGVIAGALDATGDVWAVPLFGFDGLVGREIQPDRRLGTEFSDHAKRHGAGGIFHTDELPAYGVTDEEVATLRERVDAGPDDAVAIVADESAVAKQAIEAVADRASVALDGVPEETRGAHDDATSEYLRPLPGAARMYPETDVPPVRPDPTAVETPELLTEKVERYREEFDLDEGLAEQVAYGSRWELFESAVERGVDATLAAQTVESTVTELRRDGVPVDRLTVEHFEGVFTLLAADELAQEGVPALLEALANEPDRTAADAAEAEGLGSAGADEVRQAVQAVVERNAEQVADEGMGAFSALMGECMGELRGKADGDLVSEILREEIQKRV is encoded by the coding sequence ATGAGCGATTTCGACTACGAGGACCTGGGACTCGTCGCCGGCCTCGAGATCCACCAGCAACTCGACACGGCGACGAAGCTGTTCTGTTCCTGTCCGACGCGCCTGCGCGAACCCGAGAACGCCGAGCGCACGATCACCCGGTATCTCCACCCGACGGCCAGCGAACTGGGTGAGATCGACGAGGCGGCACTGGAAGAGAGCAAGGTCGATCGCGAGTTCACGTATCTGGCCTACGATACGACCTGTCTGGTCGAGGAGGACGACGAGCCGCCCCATCGGCTGGACGAGGAGGCCCTCGAGACCGTCCTCGAGATCGCCCAGATGATGGACATGTCGCCGGTCGACGAGGCCCACGTCATGCGAAAGGTCGTCATCGACGGATCCAACACGACCGGATTCCAGCGGACGTCACTGGTCGCTCAGGACGGGCAGATCCAGACGAGTGAGGGGCCGGTCGGTATCGAGGATCTCATGCTCGAAGAGGAGAGCGCAAAGCGCCTCGAGGAGACGGACGCGGGAGTGACGTACGGACTCGATCGCCTGGGAATTCCGCTGGTCGAGATCGGCACCGATCCCGACATCCGATCGCCGGAACAGGCCCGCGAGGCGGCTGAACGCATCGGCATGCTCCTTCGGTCCACGGGGAAAGTCAAACGCGGCCTCGGATCGATCAGACAGGACGTCAACGTCTCGATCGCCGAGGGTGCCCGCGTCGAGATGAAGGGCGTTCAGAGCCTGGACGACATCGACGACCTCGTTCGGAACGAGGTCGAACGACAGGTCAATCTGGTCGAAATCGCGACGGAACTCACGTCGCGGGACGCTCACGTCGGTCAGCCCGAATCAGTCACCGCCGTCTTCGAGGACACCGACAGCGGCGTCATCGCGGGTGCGCTCGACGCGACCGGTGACGTCTGGGCCGTCCCCCTGTTCGGCTTCGACGGCCTGGTCGGGCGGGAGATCCAGCCGGATCGGCGTCTGGGGACGGAGTTCTCCGATCACGCGAAACGACACGGGGCGGGTGGCATCTTCCATACCGACGAGCTGCCCGCCTACGGCGTCACCGACGAGGAGGTGGCCACCCTTCGCGAGCGGGTCGACGCCGGGCCGGACGACGCGGTCGCGATCGTCGCCGACGAGTCCGCTGTCGCGAAGCAGGCCATCGAGGCGGTGGCAGACCGCGCGTCGGTGGCCCTCGACGGTGTCCCCGAGGAGACGAGGGGGGCCCACGACGATGCCACCTCGGAATATCTGCGTCCGCTCCCCGGGGCGGCACGAATGTACCCGGAAACGGACGTCCCCCCGGTTCGCCCCGATCCGACGGCGGTCGAAACGCCGGAGTTACTCACGGAGAAGGTCGAGCGCTATCGGGAGGAGTTCGATCTGGACGAGGGGCTTGCCGAGCAGGTCGCTTACGGCAGTCGGTGGGAGCTGTTCGAATCCGCCGTCGAGCGTGGCGTGGACGCCACGCTCGCGGCTCAGACGGTCGAGTCGACCGTCACGGAACTTCGCCGGGATGGCGTTCCCGTCGACCGGCTTACCGTCGAGCACTTCGAGGGCGTCTTTACACTTCTGGCGGCGGACGAACTGGCCCAGGAGGGCGTTCCCGCGTTACTCGAAGCGCTGGCCAACGAACCGGATCGCACCGCGGCCGACGCCGCCGAGGCCGAGGGTCTTGGGAGTGCCGGTGCCGACGAAGTGCGGCAGGCGGTGCAGGCGGTCGTCGAGCGAAACGCAGAACAGGTCGCGGACGAAGGGATGGGCGCATTCTCCGCGCTCATGGGCGAATGTATGGGCGAACTCCGCGGGAAGGCCGACGGTGACCTCGTGAGCGAAATCCTCCGCGAGGAGATTCAAAAGCGGGTATGA
- a CDS encoding PH domain-containing protein, giving the protein MRLHPLTVALEGIGRAFGAGVIGFTFGSIAATFIVGYTTLPAIGSAAGVPLAMLFGVIAFVYEIAHYRHFEYELAQDSLDIASGVFFRRDREIPLERIQNVDISRTVPARILGLAVVTIETAGGGETEARLRYVGLAEARRLQEGIRRRKRTAIEEAGAEPERDLLFALDDEDLVLLSVLSFDPRILSVVFVIAPVLGPNLVPDVSTPDRFAAVVLALIGALVTAVGIWGLSAAATFVQFYGFKLYRVGDELQYERGLIQRYDGSVPIEKIQTLVVEENVLMRRFGYAALRVDTAGYAPGSTPSGGSEAAIPLAATANIYQFARQIADFERPEMRRLPKRARRRYVARYSLAVGAVAAVAGVVGTQIVSFPWYWTIVLFAFVPVAADRTWRHRGWALGDGFAFTRSGFWRRRTHVVPDFRVQTVIERQSPFQRRWSLASVALDTASSGSLLGGGAVAIDLDADDARGVREAVRSRLQAALSERRRARGED; this is encoded by the coding sequence ATGAGACTCCACCCCCTGACCGTCGCCCTGGAGGGAATCGGTAGAGCGTTCGGGGCCGGCGTGATCGGATTTACGTTCGGGAGCATCGCGGCTACGTTCATCGTTGGGTATACCACATTGCCAGCAATCGGGTCGGCCGCGGGTGTGCCGCTGGCTATGCTCTTCGGCGTGATCGCGTTCGTGTACGAGATCGCCCACTATCGCCATTTCGAGTACGAACTGGCCCAGGATTCCCTCGACATCGCGTCCGGCGTGTTCTTCAGACGGGATCGCGAAATCCCGCTCGAGCGAATTCAGAACGTCGACATCTCGCGGACGGTGCCGGCGCGGATACTGGGCCTCGCCGTCGTCACCATCGAGACGGCCGGCGGCGGCGAGACCGAGGCGCGTCTCCGGTACGTCGGTCTCGCGGAAGCTCGGCGCCTGCAGGAAGGGATACGACGGAGAAAACGAACCGCGATAGAGGAAGCTGGGGCGGAACCCGAGCGCGATCTCCTCTTTGCCCTCGACGACGAGGATCTCGTGTTGCTGAGCGTCCTCTCGTTCGATCCGCGCATTCTCTCGGTCGTCTTCGTCATTGCGCCCGTGCTTGGACCGAACCTGGTTCCGGACGTCTCGACACCCGACCGGTTCGCCGCCGTCGTTCTGGCGCTCATCGGAGCGCTCGTCACGGCGGTCGGCATCTGGGGACTCTCCGCCGCGGCGACGTTCGTCCAGTTCTACGGATTCAAACTCTATCGGGTCGGTGACGAACTGCAGTACGAGCGGGGATTGATTCAGCGCTACGACGGGAGCGTGCCGATAGAGAAAATTCAGACCCTCGTCGTCGAGGAAAACGTGCTCATGCGTCGATTCGGCTATGCCGCACTGCGCGTGGATACCGCCGGGTACGCCCCGGGATCGACGCCGAGCGGCGGGTCCGAGGCGGCCATACCGCTCGCGGCAACGGCAAACATCTACCAGTTCGCCAGACAGATTGCGGACTTCGAGCGGCCGGAGATGCGTCGGCTCCCGAAGCGAGCACGGCGCCGGTACGTCGCACGATACAGCCTCGCTGTGGGTGCGGTGGCGGCCGTGGCGGGGGTCGTCGGGACACAGATCGTCTCGTTTCCCTGGTACTGGACGATCGTGCTTTTCGCATTCGTTCCGGTCGCCGCGGACCGTACGTGGCGTCACCGCGGGTGGGCGCTCGGCGACGGGTTCGCGTTTACCCGGTCGGGGTTCTGGCGTCGACGCACCCACGTCGTGCCCGACTTCCGGGTACAAACGGTGATCGAGCGACAGTCGCCGTTCCAGCGCCGGTGGTCGCTCGCGAGCGTCGCCCTCGACACGGCGAGTTCGGGGAGTCTGCTGGGCGGCGGCGCCGTGGCCATCGACCTCGACGCCGACGACGCCCGTGGCGTGCGCGAGGCCGTCCGTTCCCGGCTTCAGGCGGCCCTGTCGGAACGGCGGCGTGCCCGGGGCGAAGACTGA
- a CDS encoding RNA methyltransferase, producing the protein MSSPAVAVVDAQTPGNVGTIARAMKNFGFEELLLIDPPELDRDGEAYGYAGQAREDVLPRAREITLGELVSEFHTVAFTSVTNEDESKHVRFPYVTPAELADELAPIESRTALVFGRERVGLTNDELARMDQICAIPASASYPSLNLGQAATVALYELRDLAIEDTQLPERPRAEQREIEGFYDHFEQLLEAVDHPPEKRQKTMRLIRRLIGRAHPTGREITTLRGVIRRAIDRRDD; encoded by the coding sequence ATGTCATCGCCGGCCGTCGCTGTCGTCGACGCGCAGACACCCGGCAACGTGGGGACGATCGCGAGAGCGATGAAGAACTTCGGGTTCGAGGAACTCCTCCTGATCGATCCGCCGGAACTGGACCGGGACGGGGAAGCCTACGGATATGCCGGCCAGGCCCGGGAGGACGTGCTGCCTCGCGCGCGGGAGATCACTCTTGGGGAACTCGTCTCCGAGTTCCACACGGTAGCGTTCACCAGTGTCACCAACGAAGACGAATCGAAGCACGTCCGCTTCCCGTACGTGACGCCCGCGGAGTTAGCCGACGAACTGGCGCCGATCGAATCGCGGACGGCACTGGTCTTCGGGCGCGAGCGCGTTGGGCTAACGAACGACGAACTCGCCCGCATGGATCAGATCTGTGCGATCCCGGCGAGTGCGTCGTACCCATCCCTCAACCTCGGCCAGGCGGCGACGGTGGCACTCTACGAACTCCGCGACCTCGCTATCGAGGACACACAGCTCCCGGAGCGACCCAGGGCAGAACAGCGCGAAATCGAGGGGTTCTACGATCACTTCGAACAGCTGCTCGAAGCAGTCGACCATCCACCGGAAAAACGCCAGAAGACGATGCGACTGATCCGCCGCCTCATCGGTCGAGCTCATCCCACTGGCCGTGAGATCACGACGCTTCGTGGCGTGATACGGCGGGCGATCGACCGGCGAGACGACTGA